A window of the Brassica oleracea var. oleracea cultivar TO1000 chromosome C1, BOL, whole genome shotgun sequence genome harbors these coding sequences:
- the LOC106342066 gene encoding biotin carboxyl carrier protein of acetyl-CoA carboxylase-like, which produces MASCSLGVPKIKISAVDVRRVRSGTLQIPYSQRSLFVQRQVKYLSLRTSVGSLKALQVSTVTAAETAASAEVEDAEKTKSSPLNAQLVPKPSEVEALVTEICDSSSIAEFELKLGGFRLYVARNLADNNISPPQPQPIPAANETAGSNGSASSTSLAITKPASSAADQGLIILQSPKVGFFRRSKTIKGKRTPSSCKEKDQVKEGQVLCYIEQLGGLFPIESDVTGEVVKILREDGEPVGYNDALISILPSFPGIKKLQ; this is translated from the exons ATGGCTTCCT GTAGCCTAGGAGTTCCGAAGATTAAAATCTCAGCGGTAGACGTGAGGAGAGTAAGATCTGGAACCTTACAGATTCCATACAGTCAGAGATCATTGTTTGTTCAAAGGCAGGTTAAGTACTTGAGTCTGAGGACAAGTGTTGGATCTTTGAAAGCTCTCCAAGTGTCTACTGTCACAGCTGCGGAAACAGCAG CTAGTGCAGAAGTAGAAGATGCTGAAAAGACCAAGTCATCTCCGTTGAACGCTCAGCTCGTTCCCAAGCCCTCTGAG GTGGAAGCTCTTGTCACTGAGATATGTGATTCCTCATCAATTGCAGAGTTTGAACTGAAA CTAGGGGGTTTCCGCCTATATGTAGCAAGGAACTTAGCTGACAACAACATTAGTCCACCACAACCTCAGCCAATTCCTGCAGCTAATGAAACTGCTGGTTCGAATGGATCAGCTTCCTCTACTTCATTAGCTATCACAAAACCAGCATCTTCAGCTGCTGATCAGGGTTTGATTATTCTCCAATCTCCAAAA GTAGGATTCTTCAGGAGATCCAAAACCATAAAGGGTAAACGCACTCCTTCCTCCTGTAAAGAG AAAGACCAAGTGAAAGAAGGTCAAGTTCTGTGCTACATTGAACAGCTCGGTGGCCTGTTCCCTATCGAG TCTGATGTTACGGGCGAGGTTGTCAAGATACTCCGAGAGGATGGAG AGCCTGTAGGATACAATGATGCTCTCATCTCGATCCTTCCTTCCTTCCCTGGGATCAAGAAGCTTCAGTAG